A region of Myxococcus stipitatus DSM 14675 DNA encodes the following proteins:
- the tal gene encoding transaldolase has protein sequence MNPLRQLEEFGQAVWMDNLQRSYITHGTLKKLIDEDGLKGLTSNPTIFQKAVSGSQDYADLFTAARGKGLSANDVYEQLAIRDIQGAADVFRPVFDALKGKDGFASLEVSPALANQTQATMEEARRLWKQLDRPNVMVKVPGTEAGVPAFEQLTAEGLNINVTLLFSQERYRQIAHAYLTGLERFAKTGGDLSKVASVASFFVSRIDVAADKEIEQRLKAAGVSPEQRKLLEGLSGKVAIANAKLAYRSYQEIFSTPRWKALAAKGARAQRVLWASTSTKSPKLRDVIYVEELIGPDTVNTMPPATIDAFRDHGKVRTSLVEDVAGAKETMRQLEASGISMKTLTDRLTVDGVRLFEESFSALLAAVAEQLRP, from the coding sequence ATGAACCCACTGCGGCAGCTCGAGGAATTCGGCCAGGCCGTCTGGATGGACAACCTCCAGCGGAGCTACATCACCCACGGCACCCTCAAGAAGCTCATCGACGAGGATGGGCTCAAGGGCCTCACCTCCAACCCGACCATCTTCCAGAAGGCGGTCTCCGGCAGCCAGGACTACGCGGACCTGTTCACCGCCGCGAGGGGCAAGGGGCTCTCCGCCAATGACGTCTACGAGCAACTCGCCATCCGCGATATCCAAGGCGCGGCGGATGTCTTCAGGCCCGTCTTCGATGCGCTGAAGGGGAAGGATGGCTTCGCCTCGCTGGAGGTGTCCCCGGCGCTCGCGAACCAGACGCAGGCCACGATGGAGGAGGCCCGCAGGCTCTGGAAGCAATTGGACCGTCCCAACGTGATGGTGAAGGTCCCCGGCACGGAGGCGGGTGTCCCCGCGTTCGAGCAGCTCACCGCGGAGGGGCTCAACATCAACGTGACGCTGCTGTTCAGCCAGGAGCGCTATCGGCAGATTGCCCATGCCTACCTCACCGGCCTGGAGCGCTTCGCCAAGACGGGTGGAGACTTGAGCAAGGTGGCCAGCGTGGCCTCGTTCTTCGTCAGCCGCATCGACGTGGCGGCCGACAAGGAAATCGAGCAGCGCCTCAAGGCGGCCGGAGTCTCTCCCGAGCAGCGCAAGCTGCTGGAGGGCTTGAGCGGCAAGGTGGCCATCGCGAACGCGAAGCTCGCCTATCGCTCGTACCAGGAGATCTTCAGCACACCGCGCTGGAAGGCGCTCGCGGCGAAGGGGGCTCGCGCGCAGCGCGTGCTGTGGGCGAGCACCAGCACCAAGAGTCCGAAGCTCCGCGACGTCATCTACGTGGAGGAGCTCATCGGCCCGGACACCGTCAACACGATGCCGCCCGCGACCATCGACGCGTTCCGAGATCACGGCAAGGTGCGTACCAGCCTCGTCGAGGATGTCGCGGGCGCGAAGGAGACGATGCGTCAGCTGGAGGCGAGCGGCATCTCGATGAAGACGCTCACGGACCGCCTGACGGTGGACGGCGTGCGGCTTTTCGAGGAGTCTTTTTCGGCGCTGCTGGCGGCGGTGGCGGAGCAGCTGAGGCCGTAG
- a CDS encoding SWIM zinc finger family protein, protein MTALSHTYQYSAPSELVTAGRGQALRLMTSGGGAPQPYFFEGRLLHPRPTALALRALSRVVGTRFHIPPAMIHRILMAADPVVTCGRGMLRFEGFSGCASTYARVDLTPSAYEGDVASFGTTNVDFNAPMRAALATVRTDEPLALSVGHAEVVLERGESRVVERKVPLPLRWLKGFAEVQAYLARLEPFAELSATEALRFLRGLPRTKTDKRPHFLVPQGRSVRLSATPAAGAMRLTGMERLRVLEDLAPFAKGLTLHADPRGQASAFVLDLGTQRFTLALSSEVWRGFSGEGQTLTALAQRPTVEQLLSSLRAELRWESVLETASLAGKLSSTEDLVWHGLQVLGVRGLVGFDSQVRAFFHRELPFDFAQVEALAPRLAAARTLLEAGALEADAAVASAYWVRGSSATYHVRLDEGFAPVSCGCTWFAKHGLERGPCKHLLAAQLHATRSEDSDTP, encoded by the coding sequence ATGACGGCCCTGAGCCACACCTACCAGTACAGCGCTCCCTCGGAGCTGGTGACGGCCGGACGAGGCCAGGCCCTGCGCCTCATGACGTCCGGCGGAGGCGCGCCCCAGCCCTACTTCTTCGAGGGCAGGCTGCTCCACCCTCGCCCCACCGCGCTGGCCTTGCGCGCCTTGTCCCGCGTCGTGGGGACGCGCTTCCACATTCCTCCCGCCATGATCCACCGCATCCTGATGGCGGCGGACCCCGTGGTGACGTGCGGACGCGGCATGCTCCGCTTCGAGGGCTTCTCCGGCTGCGCCAGCACCTACGCCCGCGTGGACCTCACGCCGTCGGCCTATGAGGGCGACGTCGCCTCCTTCGGCACCACCAACGTGGACTTCAACGCCCCCATGCGCGCCGCGCTGGCCACGGTGCGCACCGATGAGCCGCTCGCGCTCTCCGTCGGGCACGCGGAGGTGGTGCTCGAGCGAGGGGAGTCTCGCGTCGTCGAGCGCAAGGTGCCACTGCCGCTGCGGTGGCTGAAGGGCTTCGCCGAGGTGCAGGCCTACCTCGCCCGGCTGGAACCCTTCGCGGAGCTGTCCGCCACGGAGGCCCTGCGCTTCCTGCGCGGCCTGCCTCGCACGAAGACCGACAAGCGGCCCCACTTCCTCGTGCCCCAGGGCCGCTCCGTGCGGCTGAGCGCCACGCCCGCCGCCGGCGCGATGCGGCTGACGGGCATGGAGCGACTGCGCGTGCTGGAGGACCTGGCCCCATTCGCCAAGGGGCTCACCCTTCACGCGGACCCGCGAGGCCAGGCCAGCGCCTTCGTCCTGGACCTGGGCACCCAGCGCTTCACGCTCGCGCTCTCCAGCGAGGTGTGGCGCGGCTTCTCCGGTGAAGGCCAGACGCTGACGGCCCTGGCCCAGCGACCCACCGTGGAGCAGCTCCTCTCCTCCCTGCGCGCCGAGCTGCGCTGGGAGTCCGTGCTGGAGACCGCCTCGCTCGCGGGCAAGCTGTCCTCGACCGAGGACCTCGTGTGGCATGGGCTCCAGGTGCTCGGCGTCCGAGGGCTGGTGGGCTTCGACTCGCAGGTCCGCGCCTTCTTCCACCGCGAGCTGCCCTTCGACTTCGCGCAGGTGGAGGCCCTCGCGCCACGGCTCGCGGCTGCGCGCACGCTCCTGGAGGCCGGGGCACTGGAAGCCGACGCGGCGGTGGCCAGCGCGTACTGGGTGCGCGGCTCGAGCGCCACGTACCATGTGCGGCTGGACGAAGGCTTTGCCCCCGTGAGCTGTGGCTGTACATGGTTCGCGAAGCACGGGCTGGAGCGAGGCCCCTGCAAACACCTTCTCGCCGCTCAACTCCACGCCACCCGCTCCGAGGACTCCGATACCCCATGA
- a CDS encoding imm11 family protein, protein MEDVRAGSWFLGDLLDETGQAFEDFWRFSEGGPVPSVGRLKSPIEAPGTPLDFSSAGVGMTPILHVRLAAIFAELAPEDVQLVPVEVKGCSDPYVMLVATKLIRCIDEKSSREVLFYLPEDELPELVGPYRNVAGMRIDPTRVGSARVFRTWGWSTGLIVSEAIKTALAFARVTGAAFEDV, encoded by the coding sequence ATGGAGGACGTACGGGCCGGTAGCTGGTTCCTCGGAGACCTGTTGGACGAGACGGGGCAGGCGTTCGAGGACTTCTGGCGGTTTTCGGAAGGAGGGCCTGTCCCTTCTGTCGGGCGCTTGAAGTCCCCCATCGAAGCGCCGGGGACGCCCTTGGATTTCAGCAGCGCGGGCGTTGGCATGACGCCCATCCTTCACGTCAGGCTCGCCGCCATCTTCGCGGAGCTGGCTCCAGAAGATGTCCAACTCGTCCCTGTTGAAGTCAAAGGCTGCTCGGACCCGTACGTCATGCTCGTGGCCACGAAGCTCATTCGCTGCATCGACGAGAAGTCCTCACGCGAGGTCTTGTTTTATCTTCCCGAGGACGAGCTGCCTGAGTTGGTTGGCCCGTATCGAAACGTGGCGGGGATGAGGATTGACCCCACGAGGGTGGGAAGCGCGAGGGTCTTCCGCACCTGGGGATGGTCAACCGGTCTCATCGTCTCCGAGGCCATCAAGACCGCCCTGGCATTCGCACGCGTCACGGGCGCCGCCTTCGAGGACGTTTAG
- a CDS encoding N,N-dimethylformamidase beta subunit family domain-containing protein — MGLAMVLMLGGMMAMAPVAGEAPFPGTTEWRLSQPATGAQLEGYASAVSVQRGESLGIHVRTDSVRAVTWELFRMGYYGGTGSRRMAAGGPVTVGPQPVPEADRTTGLVECRWPVSFTVRTQATWPSGVYLLKLRREDGPQSYVFFVVRADERKGVGVVQLPVTTFQAYNAWGGESLYATSLGLSGGHAKVVSFDRPYLDGNGAGEYFYAAHSFVMWAESKGYELSYVTNVDVDRDPSLLRGQKLFLSVGHDEYWSRPAREAVEGALASGVSLAFLGSDTSCWLIRLEGASRRRQVCYKDEAPREDPLAGTPLITVRWRNALLGEPENGLTGVMSDAWGIIPQPFVVESPEAWPFEGTQLRRGDSILGVVGYEIDREWANGATPPGFIPLSRSPAISNKGEPNWHTAGLFTAPSGAFVFSSGGISWSHGLSHPRFADLRVQRITENVLRKAGLVATLPGDTFGAEEPRPVDRTGQAAGVSTLAGVAFQDGFVDGPVARARLRRPVGVAVDGLGNIFVADTGNHAVRRIAPDAARTVTTIAGLGTPGVGEGPGATTALRSPQSIAVAPDGTLYVADTGNHRIVRIARDGRWTVSTFAGSREGRQGRADGTGPAARFQTPTSLVFAGTDLYVTDTFNHRLARITPQARVSTVIGSRGSGSTNGPASQARLHRPTAVAFGDGALWVVDTGNRLIRRVAMDASFTTTTVAGSAPGGFADGAGGAAQFLPMSGAVHVDGRLLLTDTGNERIRMLVGGRVRTYAGSGAHGARDGTAEQATFSLPTGIAALPNGNMLVVDQGASTLRELRMPAADGGSVGPEPRITGGPFSGERAPHDVYLDGTTSTTTNPGGWIQRFRWDLGDGTTSDAAYLEHRYLQPGSYTVTLTATDGGGVSASTTQVIRVGAQGAPED, encoded by the coding sequence ATGGGCTTGGCGATGGTCCTGATGCTGGGGGGAATGATGGCGATGGCTCCGGTGGCCGGTGAGGCGCCATTCCCTGGCACCACTGAGTGGAGGTTGAGCCAGCCCGCGACGGGCGCGCAGCTGGAGGGATATGCCTCCGCGGTCAGCGTGCAGCGGGGCGAGTCCCTGGGCATCCATGTCCGGACGGACAGCGTGCGCGCGGTGACGTGGGAGCTCTTCCGCATGGGCTACTACGGAGGGACGGGCTCTCGGCGGATGGCGGCGGGAGGCCCTGTCACGGTGGGGCCGCAGCCTGTGCCCGAGGCGGACCGGACGACGGGGCTGGTGGAGTGCCGCTGGCCGGTGAGCTTCACCGTGCGGACCCAGGCGACGTGGCCGAGCGGGGTGTACTTGCTCAAGCTCCGGAGGGAGGACGGGCCGCAGTCGTATGTCTTCTTCGTGGTGCGCGCGGATGAGCGCAAGGGCGTGGGGGTGGTGCAGCTCCCCGTGACGACGTTCCAGGCGTACAACGCGTGGGGCGGTGAGAGCCTGTATGCGACGTCGCTCGGGTTGTCGGGAGGCCACGCGAAGGTCGTCTCCTTCGACCGGCCGTACCTGGATGGCAATGGGGCGGGGGAGTACTTCTACGCCGCGCACTCCTTCGTGATGTGGGCGGAGTCGAAGGGGTACGAACTGTCCTACGTGACGAATGTCGACGTGGACCGGGACCCGTCCTTGTTGCGAGGACAGAAGCTGTTCCTCTCGGTGGGGCATGACGAGTACTGGTCTCGTCCGGCGCGCGAGGCGGTGGAGGGGGCGCTCGCGTCGGGCGTGAGTCTGGCATTCCTGGGCAGCGACACGAGCTGTTGGCTCATCCGCCTGGAGGGCGCGTCGAGGCGGCGGCAGGTCTGTTACAAGGACGAGGCCCCAAGGGAAGACCCGCTCGCGGGCACGCCGCTCATCACGGTGCGCTGGCGCAACGCGCTCCTGGGCGAGCCGGAGAATGGGCTCACGGGCGTGATGTCCGATGCGTGGGGAATCATCCCGCAGCCCTTCGTCGTGGAGTCGCCAGAGGCGTGGCCCTTCGAGGGGACGCAGCTCCGGCGCGGAGACTCCATCCTGGGCGTGGTGGGGTATGAGATTGACCGCGAGTGGGCGAACGGGGCGACGCCGCCGGGGTTCATTCCGCTGTCGCGCTCACCCGCCATCAGCAACAAGGGTGAGCCGAACTGGCACACGGCGGGCCTCTTCACCGCGCCCTCGGGGGCGTTTGTCTTCTCCAGCGGCGGCATCTCCTGGTCGCACGGGCTCTCGCATCCGCGCTTCGCGGACCTGCGGGTGCAGCGCATCACCGAGAACGTGCTGCGCAAGGCGGGGCTGGTGGCCACGTTGCCGGGGGACACGTTTGGGGCGGAGGAGCCTCGGCCGGTGGACAGGACGGGACAGGCGGCGGGGGTCTCCACGCTGGCGGGGGTCGCGTTTCAAGACGGGTTCGTGGATGGGCCGGTGGCTCGGGCGCGCCTGCGCAGGCCGGTGGGCGTGGCCGTGGATGGGCTGGGGAACATCTTCGTGGCGGACACGGGGAATCATGCGGTGCGGAGAATCGCGCCGGATGCGGCCCGCACGGTGACGACCATCGCGGGCTTGGGGACACCCGGGGTGGGAGAGGGGCCGGGGGCGACGACGGCGCTGCGCTCGCCGCAGTCCATCGCGGTGGCGCCGGATGGGACGCTGTACGTGGCGGACACGGGGAACCATCGCATCGTGCGCATTGCGCGGGACGGGCGATGGACGGTGAGCACGTTCGCGGGTTCGAGGGAGGGGCGGCAGGGGAGGGCGGATGGAACGGGGCCGGCCGCGCGGTTCCAGACGCCCACGAGCCTGGTCTTCGCGGGGACGGATTTGTATGTGACGGACACGTTCAACCATCGGCTCGCGCGCATCACGCCGCAGGCGCGGGTGAGCACGGTGATTGGCTCACGGGGCTCGGGCAGCACGAACGGACCGGCGAGCCAGGCGCGGCTGCATCGCCCCACGGCGGTGGCGTTCGGGGATGGGGCGCTGTGGGTGGTGGACACGGGGAACCGGCTCATCCGCAGGGTGGCGATGGATGCGAGCTTCACCACGACGACGGTGGCGGGGAGCGCGCCGGGCGGGTTCGCGGATGGAGCAGGAGGCGCGGCGCAGTTCCTGCCGATGTCGGGCGCGGTGCATGTCGATGGCCGGCTGTTGTTGACGGACACGGGGAACGAGCGGATCCGGATGCTGGTGGGAGGGCGGGTCCGGACCTACGCGGGGTCGGGCGCGCATGGGGCGCGAGATGGGACGGCGGAGCAGGCCACGTTCAGCCTGCCCACGGGTATCGCGGCGCTGCCGAATGGAAACATGCTGGTGGTGGACCAGGGGGCGTCGACGCTGCGCGAGCTGCGGATGCCCGCGGCCGATGGTGGGAGCGTGGGGCCCGAGCCGCGCATCACCGGAGGTCCCTTCTCCGGGGAGCGTGCGCCCCATGACGTGTACCTGGATGGGACCACGAGCACGACGACGAACCCGGGCGGATGGATTCAGCGCTTCCGGTGGGACCTGGGCGATGGCACGACGTCGGACGCCGCATACCTGGAGCATCGCTATCTGCAGCCGGGCTCCTACACCGTGACGCTGACGGCGACGGATGGCGGAGGCGTGAGTGCCTCCACCACCCAGGTCATCCGCGTGGGGGCCCAGGGCGCGCCCGAGGATTGA
- a CDS encoding carbonic anhydrase, with protein MPSYEQIFENNRRWSADKTKDDPHYFERLSAEHNPEYLYIGCSDSRVPANEIMGVEPGDVFVHRNVANLVNNVDLNVMSVINYAVRHLSVKRIIVCGHYGCQGVKAAMQPKDLGILNPWLRNVRDVYRLHKAELDALTDPEARYARLVELNVTEQCISIIKTAAVQRAYVETGFPTVHGWVFDMRTGLLRDLELDFPKLLRDVQEVYNLTDKDTIF; from the coding sequence GTGCCTTCCTACGAACAGATTTTCGAGAACAACCGCCGCTGGTCCGCCGACAAGACGAAGGACGACCCGCATTACTTCGAGCGGCTGTCCGCGGAACACAACCCCGAGTACCTCTACATCGGCTGCTCCGACAGCCGGGTGCCCGCCAACGAAATCATGGGCGTGGAGCCCGGGGATGTGTTCGTCCACCGCAACGTCGCGAACCTGGTCAACAACGTCGACCTGAACGTGATGTCGGTCATCAACTACGCCGTGCGCCACCTGTCGGTGAAGCGCATCATCGTCTGCGGCCACTACGGCTGCCAGGGCGTGAAGGCGGCGATGCAGCCCAAGGACCTGGGCATCCTCAATCCGTGGCTGCGCAACGTGCGGGACGTCTACCGCCTGCACAAGGCGGAGCTGGACGCGCTGACGGACCCGGAGGCCCGCTACGCCCGGCTGGTGGAGCTCAACGTCACCGAGCAGTGCATCAGCATCATCAAGACCGCCGCCGTGCAGCGCGCCTACGTGGAGACGGGCTTCCCCACCGTGCACGGCTGGGTGTTCGACATGCGCACCGGCCTGCTCCGAGACCTGGAGCTGGACTTCCCCAAGCTGCTGCGCGACGTGCAGGAGGTCTACAACCTCACGGACAAGGACACGATCTTCTAG
- a CDS encoding DUF6493 family protein: MTSRTLDDVLAAPSPAACAALLQGMTPDQRRQLGAEVLRRHKQFQAEDHTAESRSALLLRIEQGRALTLLCFLTLPPSEWTEQLLLGLPLEAGEVAAKLKLPGFDSAAERLIELTPRNYLVARALVREGVSRRPTHDNYTLGLLYDTRFDENPLDVDPDVREHEVWRLFEVEGGGERSLAARDKYTSKEQTWTQAFLRHMRQGTLERGRLLDATLGALERDFAAFRAGWFSRFHEAMEPTPEELEQHRDRYLRLLGSSIPATVSLALEAVTTLHARRPLDLDSALPALEPVVLARHKGTALQAVKLLKSMGTSAEGEERERVALVLVMGFSHEAVDVQKAVLKVLESLAKTPGDSLRAAVAERVDGVAASLKPQVQAWLGQGEAPAAKRLQARPGEDSASSTTPAGPASGNRPAATAPASPTDARFAVSPITTVDELIAALSSCIEDAGSPMAVERVLDGVARLGRQRPDDFARKTSALAQRAKKLGAKSYGEPLSFHLVCLALAWLAPAGEARATLRELPCETMKHEHDVFVRLFNERIQDIALALDAGRDDGLLSMPTHDGGWIAPETLVDRLRSRAPGAGEPSRADLGLALYRLAPLEATPQRIKESPQGHALQVLAWALRMSETAPSMEEPLASIAARIRGDTPPIRYTYAVQARGTKPYIFREVFITAEPPATRHERTASWDLPNMMTASNLGDVLKPYPRWMATLWPSGMEAYFASQAYPLSFNLDWNSAVWGNVASYEQLLHPWLRMGPMARLVLAMGLSAKEPGEHGVSADATLAALDTGRLTAEDLGEMMSELRPTGLINSKRWAATLARVASTSEAHALQVACILQRTLRKTEGPAPRDDGALMKLLLELLAQTRTRLTDTEAWDFIQGTSHRKTFEPLAPTASAAPPPPPAAPKKTPRKAARRPPSGGP, from the coding sequence ATGACATCCCGCACCCTCGATGACGTCCTGGCCGCCCCCAGCCCCGCGGCATGCGCCGCGCTGCTCCAGGGGATGACGCCAGACCAGCGTCGCCAGCTCGGCGCCGAGGTGCTGCGGCGCCACAAGCAATTCCAGGCGGAGGACCATACAGCCGAGAGCCGCTCCGCCCTGCTGCTCCGCATCGAGCAGGGCCGGGCCCTCACCCTGCTGTGTTTCCTCACCCTTCCTCCGTCTGAGTGGACCGAGCAGTTGTTGCTCGGGCTGCCGCTCGAGGCAGGAGAGGTGGCGGCGAAGCTGAAGCTGCCTGGATTCGACAGCGCGGCCGAGCGGCTCATCGAGCTCACGCCGAGGAACTACCTCGTGGCGCGCGCGCTGGTGCGCGAGGGCGTGTCTCGCCGCCCCACGCATGACAACTACACCCTGGGGCTGCTCTACGACACGCGCTTCGACGAGAACCCGCTCGACGTGGACCCGGACGTGCGCGAGCACGAGGTGTGGCGGCTGTTCGAGGTCGAGGGCGGCGGGGAGCGAAGTCTGGCCGCGCGGGACAAGTACACCTCCAAGGAGCAGACATGGACGCAGGCCTTCCTGCGACACATGCGGCAGGGAACCCTGGAGCGAGGGCGCCTGCTGGACGCCACCCTGGGCGCGCTGGAGCGCGACTTCGCGGCCTTCCGCGCCGGGTGGTTCTCCCGCTTCCACGAGGCGATGGAGCCCACTCCCGAGGAGTTGGAGCAGCACCGGGACCGCTACCTCCGCCTGCTGGGCAGCTCCATCCCCGCCACCGTCTCGCTCGCGCTCGAGGCGGTGACCACCCTGCATGCCCGAAGGCCGCTGGACCTGGACTCCGCGCTGCCCGCGCTCGAGCCCGTGGTGCTCGCCCGCCACAAGGGCACCGCGCTGCAGGCGGTGAAGCTGCTCAAGTCGATGGGCACCTCCGCCGAGGGGGAGGAGCGCGAGCGTGTCGCCCTCGTCCTCGTCATGGGCTTCTCGCACGAGGCCGTGGATGTGCAGAAGGCCGTGCTGAAGGTGCTGGAGTCGCTCGCGAAGACCCCGGGTGACTCCCTGCGCGCAGCGGTCGCGGAGCGCGTGGACGGAGTCGCGGCATCCCTGAAGCCGCAGGTCCAGGCGTGGCTGGGACAGGGCGAAGCGCCGGCGGCGAAGCGCCTCCAGGCGCGGCCAGGTGAGGACTCCGCCTCGTCGACGACACCAGCAGGCCCCGCCTCGGGGAACCGGCCAGCGGCCACGGCGCCCGCCTCCCCCACCGATGCGCGCTTCGCCGTGTCTCCCATCACCACCGTCGACGAGCTGATCGCCGCGCTCTCCTCGTGCATCGAGGATGCGGGCAGCCCCATGGCCGTGGAGCGCGTGTTGGATGGTGTGGCCCGTCTCGGACGCCAGCGTCCCGACGACTTCGCGCGGAAGACCTCCGCCCTGGCCCAGCGCGCGAAGAAGCTCGGCGCGAAGTCCTACGGCGAGCCCCTCTCCTTCCACCTCGTCTGTCTCGCGCTCGCCTGGCTTGCCCCCGCGGGTGAGGCGCGCGCCACGCTGCGTGAGCTCCCCTGCGAGACGATGAAGCATGAGCACGACGTGTTCGTGCGGCTCTTCAACGAGCGCATCCAGGACATCGCGCTGGCGCTCGACGCGGGGCGTGACGACGGCCTGCTCTCCATGCCCACGCATGACGGAGGCTGGATTGCCCCCGAGACCCTCGTGGACCGTCTGCGCTCGCGCGCCCCCGGAGCCGGTGAGCCCTCGCGGGCAGACCTGGGCCTCGCCCTGTACAGGCTCGCACCCCTAGAGGCGACACCCCAGCGCATCAAGGAAAGCCCCCAGGGACACGCCCTTCAGGTCCTCGCGTGGGCCCTGCGGATGAGCGAGACGGCCCCCTCCATGGAGGAACCGCTCGCCTCCATCGCCGCGAGGATTCGAGGCGACACACCGCCCATCCGCTACACCTACGCTGTCCAGGCACGCGGCACGAAGCCCTACATCTTTCGCGAGGTCTTCATCACCGCCGAGCCACCCGCCACCCGCCATGAACGGACCGCGTCATGGGACCTCCCGAACATGATGACGGCCTCGAACCTGGGCGACGTGCTCAAGCCCTATCCTCGCTGGATGGCAACGCTCTGGCCCTCGGGGATGGAGGCCTACTTCGCCAGCCAGGCGTACCCGCTGTCCTTCAACCTCGACTGGAACTCCGCGGTGTGGGGCAACGTCGCGAGCTATGAGCAGCTCCTGCATCCCTGGCTGCGAATGGGCCCCATGGCCCGGCTGGTCCTCGCCATGGGCCTCTCGGCCAAGGAGCCGGGTGAGCACGGCGTGAGCGCCGATGCCACCCTCGCCGCGCTCGACACCGGGAGGCTCACGGCGGAGGACCTCGGCGAGATGATGAGCGAGCTGCGCCCCACGGGACTCATCAACTCGAAGCGCTGGGCCGCGACGCTGGCGCGAGTGGCCAGCACCTCGGAGGCCCATGCCCTCCAGGTCGCCTGCATCCTCCAGCGCACCCTGCGCAAGACGGAGGGCCCGGCGCCTCGGGACGACGGCGCCCTGATGAAGCTCCTGCTGGAGCTGCTCGCCCAGACGCGGACGCGGCTCACGGACACCGAGGCCTGGGACTTCATCCAGGGGACCTCGCACCGGAAGACCTTCGAGCCGCTCGCCCCTACGGCCTCAGCTGCTCCGCCACCGCCGCCAGCAGCGCCGAAAAAGACTCCTCGAAAAGCCGCACGCCGTCCACCGTCAGGCGGTCCGTGA
- a CDS encoding condensation domain-containing protein gives MDERDASRERSVPAAHDLSESRLPAHHETIEDWVVEWLALHWQMPAGSIDTRRPLVEQGLDSMAAISLANDLEQWLGLPLTLAFLWQQGTIEALARVLASPEVMLALSPVSEAAEVVRRNEGTTPASLGQQQLWRQLRPQPESPRFHLHFGLRFDGPLDVEALKLSLQEIVRRHEAFRTSFREREGELLQVVAPAPRLEMPVVDLRAEQEDDAGRALDSASFRTLYDALGRAPFDLQVGPLIRTALVVLTHQTHVLLVTQHRLITDGASLSVFGRELAFLYRVFHARVPSPLAPPSRQAADVARWQRQWLGCEGAHRQREYWRARLEGVPPLKLTPRNGCGEGSRLGGLVSFEVPVALTAAWKALASGEGATLFTALSAVFAALLRRHSGQEDVLLGTVVANRGRRELRDVVGLLANTVALRCDLTGNPSFRELLVRHRRCTTEDLSHQELPFEEVSRLCRGARAALPEVQAACVFESMATFDLAIPGLGCTLLTDTPDASVPGTARHELTLLLREDLGRLSGAFEYAADVFQPAEVERLAECFRRLLGRIVETPDVRLDDLPLAEETLQLG, from the coding sequence GTGGATGAACGTGACGCGTCACGCGAGCGCTCCGTGCCCGCGGCCCATGACCTGTCCGAGTCCCGGCTCCCTGCCCATCACGAGACCATCGAGGACTGGGTGGTGGAGTGGCTGGCCCTCCACTGGCAGATGCCCGCGGGCTCCATCGACACGCGGCGTCCCCTGGTCGAGCAGGGGCTCGACTCGATGGCGGCCATCTCCCTGGCCAATGACCTGGAGCAGTGGCTGGGTTTGCCGCTGACGCTCGCCTTCCTCTGGCAGCAGGGGACCATCGAAGCCCTGGCTCGGGTGCTGGCTTCTCCGGAGGTGATGCTCGCCCTGTCGCCGGTGAGCGAGGCCGCGGAGGTGGTGCGGCGCAACGAGGGCACCACGCCCGCCTCCCTGGGGCAACAGCAGCTCTGGAGGCAGCTTCGGCCCCAGCCCGAGAGCCCTCGCTTCCACCTCCACTTCGGTCTGCGCTTCGACGGCCCGCTGGACGTCGAAGCGCTGAAGCTCAGCCTCCAGGAAATCGTCCGGAGGCACGAAGCCTTCCGCACGTCGTTCCGGGAGCGGGAGGGGGAGCTGCTGCAAGTGGTTGCACCGGCGCCCCGCCTGGAGATGCCCGTCGTCGACCTGCGGGCCGAGCAGGAGGATGACGCGGGGCGGGCGCTCGACTCCGCGTCCTTCCGGACACTCTACGACGCGCTGGGGCGGGCCCCGTTCGACCTCCAGGTGGGGCCGCTGATTCGCACCGCGCTGGTGGTCCTGACCCACCAGACCCATGTGCTGTTGGTGACACAGCATCGGCTCATCACGGATGGCGCGTCGCTGAGTGTCTTCGGGCGGGAGCTGGCGTTCCTGTATCGCGTCTTCCATGCGCGGGTGCCCTCGCCGCTGGCGCCGCCCTCCCGGCAGGCCGCGGACGTGGCTCGCTGGCAGCGGCAGTGGCTCGGCTGTGAGGGGGCGCATCGACAGCGCGAGTACTGGCGGGCGCGGCTGGAGGGGGTGCCGCCGCTGAAGCTGACGCCTCGGAACGGGTGTGGCGAGGGCTCGCGGCTGGGCGGGCTGGTGTCCTTCGAGGTCCCGGTGGCGCTGACGGCGGCGTGGAAGGCGCTGGCGAGCGGCGAGGGGGCCACGCTGTTCACCGCGCTCTCGGCCGTGTTCGCCGCGCTGCTGCGCCGGCACTCCGGGCAGGAGGACGTGCTCCTGGGCACCGTGGTGGCCAACCGGGGACGCCGCGAGCTGCGCGACGTGGTGGGGCTGCTCGCGAACACGGTGGCGCTGCGCTGTGACCTGACGGGGAACCCGTCGTTCCGGGAGCTCCTGGTGCGCCACCGCCGGTGCACGACGGAGGACCTGAGTCATCAGGAGCTGCCGTTCGAAGAGGTGTCGCGGCTGTGCCGAGGCGCCCGCGCGGCCTTGCCCGAGGTCCAGGCCGCGTGTGTCTTCGAGAGCATGGCGACCTTCGACCTGGCGATTCCGGGGCTGGGGTGCACGCTGTTGACGGACACGCCGGATGCCTCGGTGCCGGGCACGGCGCGGCATGAGCTGACGTTGTTGTTGCGCGAGGACCTGGGCCGGCTGAGCGGCGCCTTCGAGTACGCCGCCGACGTGTTCCAGCCCGCGGAGGTGGAGCGGCTGGCGGAGTGCTTCCGGCGGCTCCTGGGCCGCATCGTCGAGACGCCGGATGTGCGGCTCGATGACCTGCCGCTCGCCGAGGAAACGCTCCAGCTCGGCTGA